One Halarcobacter ebronensis genomic window carries:
- a CDS encoding EAL domain-containing protein: MKFSLSKINFLNLICTILVFSIVTAFFIFKFVDDFYNSRMDDFEKRYIEKNKILIKNEVERSIQRAEILKDLEYENNKNKLEEKIDFVQKVLDNKYINTKTAEEFVKSYKKELDLYKWDNDTGYIYIFNDKGKVLYHGYNETLLSKNIFKIAKNNPELDSFLSETLKKDENYGSYKWQMPNINNNQLFKKYVYIKKYQRLKIFIAAGVYKKEMDKKLIDVYINELKKDRFGESDYGYFWVQNTEAKVVMHPQSPELIGKDFDFFKEYTESYNFVSEISKKALENGSGYITYKWKRVDKNGELDEKTSYYRLIKDWNIIVGSGFYLGELKSLLSNEKKQLKRLINIYVVNTLTILAILTIISIIIGIYVHHNIKNIEDERIENYNMLKQYKLILDETSVVSKSDTKGIITYVNDNFEKVSGYDKSNILGKSYSVIKHPENPKRLFKELWEIISRGKIWKGIIKNLTKDGATYYNKTTIVPIKDSNDQIIEYISSSIDVTELIENKTKLNDLFRNDPLTGLRNRVSLISHLARNENALLALINIDRFKEVNDSFNQNVGDMVIKELSNRLFDFFSYNKYKIYRVQADIFAIHLIDNDNKKFIQKIEKFMDTVGKKPYKIEDKNFILTYTCGVAASNNNLFTYAEVALSEAKKKKVRIKEYDNSMKSIEGFRNNLLWVERLHLALAENRIIAHYQPIYNYKTGKIEKYEALMRLVENGKIIYPNEYLSIAKKTRLYPELTYKMVEKVISKFSLIDKEFSINLSVEDLMNEELMSYLYDFAEQKEVFSKMVLEIVESEEIEDSTSIATLLKRFKDRGCKIAIDDFGSGYSNYDYLIKLQADYIKIDGSIIKHILEDEKTQTLVKSIVSFAKKSNIKVIAEFVSSKELDELLKELDIDYAQGFYHGKPMEELVEA; the protein is encoded by the coding sequence ATGAAATTTTCTCTCTCTAAAATAAATTTTTTAAATCTTATTTGTACAATCCTAGTTTTTTCAATTGTAACTGCTTTTTTTATTTTTAAGTTTGTAGATGACTTTTATAACAGCCGTATGGACGATTTTGAGAAAAGATATATTGAAAAAAATAAAATCCTAATCAAAAATGAAGTTGAAAGATCAATTCAAAGAGCAGAAATATTAAAAGATCTTGAATATGAAAACAATAAAAATAAATTAGAAGAAAAGATTGACTTTGTTCAAAAAGTTTTAGATAACAAATATATAAATACCAAAACAGCGGAAGAGTTTGTAAAAAGCTATAAAAAAGAGCTTGATTTATATAAATGGGATAACGACACTGGATATATCTATATTTTTAACGATAAAGGAAAAGTTTTATATCATGGATATAATGAAACACTTCTTTCAAAAAATATATTTAAGATTGCTAAAAATAATCCTGAATTAGACTCTTTTTTATCTGAAACTCTAAAAAAAGATGAAAATTATGGAAGTTATAAATGGCAAATGCCAAATATAAATAACAATCAACTCTTCAAAAAATATGTGTATATAAAAAAATATCAGAGATTAAAAATTTTTATTGCAGCTGGTGTATATAAAAAGGAGATGGATAAAAAATTAATTGATGTTTATATAAATGAGCTTAAAAAAGATAGGTTTGGAGAATCAGATTATGGCTACTTTTGGGTACAAAATACTGAAGCAAAAGTAGTTATGCATCCACAGTCCCCAGAACTTATTGGCAAAGATTTTGATTTTTTCAAAGAATATACCGAAAGTTATAATTTTGTTTCTGAAATTTCAAAAAAAGCACTGGAGAATGGTTCTGGATATATTACATACAAATGGAAAAGAGTTGATAAAAATGGTGAATTAGATGAAAAAACTTCATATTATAGATTAATAAAAGATTGGAATATAATTGTTGGTTCAGGGTTTTATTTAGGAGAGTTAAAATCTCTACTTTCTAATGAGAAAAAACAACTTAAAAGATTAATTAATATCTATGTAGTAAATACTTTAACAATCCTAGCTATTCTTACAATTATAAGTATAATTATTGGTATTTATGTTCACCACAATATAAAAAATATTGAAGATGAAAGAATTGAAAACTATAATATGCTTAAGCAATATAAACTAATATTGGATGAGACCTCTGTAGTTTCAAAATCTGATACAAAAGGTATTATTACTTATGTAAATGATAATTTTGAAAAAGTTAGTGGTTATGATAAAAGTAACATCCTTGGCAAAAGTTATAGTGTGATTAAACACCCTGAAAATCCAAAAAGACTCTTTAAAGAGTTATGGGAAATCATATCAAGAGGGAAAATATGGAAAGGTATCATAAAAAATCTCACAAAAGATGGTGCCACATATTATAATAAAACAACAATAGTGCCAATAAAAGACTCAAATGACCAAATAATAGAATATATTTCGTCTTCTATTGATGTAACAGAATTAATTGAAAATAAAACAAAACTAAATGACCTTTTTAGAAATGACCCACTTACTGGACTTAGAAATAGAGTTAGCCTTATTAGTCATTTAGCAAGAAATGAAAATGCCCTATTAGCACTGATAAATATTGACAGATTTAAAGAGGTAAATGATAGCTTTAATCAAAATGTAGGAGATATGGTTATAAAAGAGCTTTCAAATAGACTCTTTGACTTTTTTTCTTATAACAAATATAAAATATATAGAGTACAAGCAGATATCTTTGCAATTCATCTAATAGATAATGATAACAAAAAGTTTATACAAAAAATTGAAAAGTTTATGGACACTGTTGGGAAAAAGCCATACAAAATTGAAGATAAAAATTTTATTTTGACTTATACTTGTGGAGTAGCTGCAAGTAATAATAACCTATTTACTTATGCAGAAGTTGCTTTAAGTGAAGCAAAGAAGAAAAAAGTAAGAATCAAAGAGTATGATAACTCTATGAAAAGCATTGAAGGCTTTAGAAATAACTTACTTTGGGTTGAAAGACTTCATTTAGCACTTGCAGAAAATAGAATTATTGCCCATTATCAGCCAATATATAACTATAAAACAGGAAAAATTGAAAAGTATGAAGCGCTTATGAGATTGGTTGAAAATGGAAAAATTATCTATCCAAATGAGTATTTGAGTATCGCTAAAAAAACAAGACTCTATCCTGAACTTACCTATAAAATGGTTGAAAAAGTTATTAGTAAATTCTCTTTAATAGATAAAGAGTTCTCTATAAATTTAAGTGTTGAAGATTTGATGAATGAAGAGCTAATGTCTTATCTTTATGATTTTGCAGAACAAAAAGAGGTTTTTTCTAAAATGGTATTAGAGATTGTAGAATCAGAAGAGATTGAAGACAGTACTTCAATTGCCACTCTTCTAAAAAGATTTAAAGATAGAGGATGCAAAATTGCTATTGATGACTTTGGAAGCGGTTATTCAAATTATGATTATCTTATTAAACTTCAAGCTGATTATATAAAAATAGATGGTTCAATTATAAAACATATTCTTGAGGATGAGAAAACCCAAACCCTTGTTAAATCAATTGTAAGTTTTGCTAAAAAATCTAATATAAAAGTAATAGCTGAATTTGTAAGCTCTAAAGAGTTGGATGAGTTATTAAAAGAGTTAGATATTGATTATGCTCAAGGTTTTTATCATGGTAAACCTATGGAAGAGTTGGTAGAGGCATAA
- a CDS encoding ATP-binding protein has protein sequence MENLSSLKVTYSIVFLSLISWAFFAYFTMNQIITTQEIYAKLINISGKQRMLSQKTTLIAKRVFETKDKKLLSHLEELILLMKDEHQFLLNNLNTQNMKDVYFTDEKDLDKEVRGYFELLDNYLNNNNDANIISQIENYSYTLLPKLDYAVNKFERESEKYTNELKNRELFILLGTLFTIFLEAILIVIPSIIKIKNTEMKLKELNESLEEKLFEQKEMILKEQEEIKQKEKVFYEQSKLISMGEMIGNIAHQWRQPLSVITTIASGINLKLDYGDKIEENDLRNFTHNVHEQANYLSKTIDDFRNFIKGDQNYKKTKISDVIKNTINLVNASLKSSNITLETKIEDDITIFGNENEIQQALINIIKNAKDSLVLLNERENSRVIFIETKKINRNELELTILDNGGGVNEDIMDRIFEPYFTTKYPSIGTGIGLSMVDKIIRERHKGLVEVKNREFTYKEKDYKGACFIITFYKRIMPLPTLP, from the coding sequence ATGGAAAACTTGTCTAGTTTAAAAGTAACATACTCAATTGTGTTTTTATCTCTTATCTCTTGGGCATTTTTTGCCTATTTTACGATGAATCAAATAATCACTACTCAAGAGATTTATGCAAAACTTATAAATATAAGTGGTAAACAAAGAATGCTCTCCCAAAAGACTACCCTTATTGCAAAACGAGTTTTTGAGACAAAAGATAAGAAATTACTATCTCATTTGGAAGAATTGATTTTATTAATGAAAGATGAACATCAGTTTTTATTAAATAATCTTAATACTCAAAATATGAAAGATGTCTATTTTACAGATGAAAAAGATCTTGACAAAGAGGTTCGAGGATATTTTGAGCTTTTAGATAACTATTTAAATAACAATAATGATGCAAATATAATATCCCAAATAGAAAACTACTCCTACACTTTGTTACCAAAGCTTGATTATGCGGTAAATAAATTTGAGAGGGAGAGTGAAAAATATACCAATGAATTAAAAAATAGAGAACTTTTTATTCTTTTAGGTACATTATTTACAATTTTTTTAGAAGCTATTTTAATAGTTATTCCCTCAATAATTAAAATAAAAAATACCGAAATGAAACTAAAAGAGTTAAATGAGAGTTTAGAAGAAAAATTATTTGAACAAAAAGAGATGATATTAAAAGAGCAAGAGGAGATAAAACAAAAAGAGAAGGTATTTTACGAACAATCAAAGTTAATATCTATGGGTGAGATGATTGGTAATATTGCACACCAATGGAGACAACCTTTAAGTGTAATCACCACAATTGCAAGTGGAATAAATCTAAAATTAGATTACGGGGATAAAATAGAAGAAAATGATTTAAGAAATTTTACCCATAATGTTCATGAACAGGCTAATTATCTCTCAAAAACAATTGATGATTTTAGAAATTTTATAAAAGGTGATCAAAACTATAAAAAAACAAAAATCTCAGATGTTATTAAAAATACAATAAATCTTGTAAATGCCTCTTTGAAATCTAGTAATATTACTTTGGAAACTAAAATTGAAGATGATATTACAATTTTTGGAAATGAGAATGAGATACAACAAGCTTTGATTAATATAATTAAAAATGCCAAAGATAGTTTGGTTTTGCTTAATGAAAGAGAGAATTCAAGAGTAATTTTTATAGAGACAAAAAAAATAAATAGAAATGAGTTGGAATTAACTATTTTGGATAATGGTGGAGGGGTTAATGAAGATATTATGGATAGGATTTTTGAACCATACTTTACAACAAAATATCCCTCTATTGGAACTGGAATTGGATTATCAATGGTAGATAAAATCATAAGAGAGCGTCATAAAGGTTTAGTTGAAGTAAAAAATAGAGAGTTTACTTATAAAGAGAAAGATTACAAAGGTGCTTGTTTTATAATAACTTTTTACAAAAGAATTATGCCTCTACCAACTCTTCCATAG
- a CDS encoding sensor domain-containing diguanylate cyclase, whose amino-acid sequence MKKSKYMVVILITSLLIILSVTVSTINYIVSLNNAQNQLKNQALPLSLDNIYSDIQKSIIQPYLVSSLMANDTFVQDWLVNDEGNSDKITKYLETIKNKYDMFNAFLVSDKTKNYYTQDGFVEKIIDTKDDNKWYFKFKRIENKHEINLDMNAMLSNNLMMFINYKIFDSNYHFLGATGVALKISYIDDLLKSFRIKHKFIVTFFNNKGAVILSERQINSRTNIDEYEELVKNKEIILSKKTNVLEYSRDGATYIINTKYIPELDLYLTVEAKLDDFVGDVRQIFYFNLLISISITIIISFLVAYIIKNYSRKLEYLSQYDTLTKIPNRRDFEEKLNNHIFLQKRRANEIGLIFFDVDNFKLINDRLGHQTGDLVLRRVANILKNSVRKSDLIARWGGEEFIIALIDSSVDDCMKLAEKIRAELEHDYELKDICSYSVTASFGLTMVTEEDTKDRVLSRVDEAMYKSKDEGKNKITFLI is encoded by the coding sequence ATGAAAAAATCCAAATATATGGTTGTAATTTTAATCACATCTTTATTAATTATACTTTCAGTTACAGTTTCAACTATTAATTATATTGTATCTCTAAATAATGCGCAAAATCAACTAAAAAATCAAGCCTTACCTCTGTCATTAGATAACATTTATTCAGATATTCAAAAAAGTATTATTCAACCATACTTAGTCTCATCTTTAATGGCTAATGATACCTTTGTTCAAGATTGGCTTGTTAATGATGAAGGAAACAGTGACAAAATCACAAAATATTTAGAAACAATAAAAAATAAATATGATATGTTTAATGCTTTTTTAGTCTCTGATAAAACAAAAAATTACTATACACAAGATGGTTTTGTGGAAAAAATAATAGATACAAAAGATGATAACAAATGGTATTTCAAATTTAAAAGAATAGAGAATAAACATGAAATTAATTTGGACATGAATGCAATGTTATCAAACAACCTAATGATGTTTATAAATTATAAAATTTTTGACAGTAACTACCATTTTTTAGGAGCAACAGGAGTTGCTTTAAAGATTTCATATATTGATGATTTACTTAAATCTTTTAGAATTAAACATAAATTTATTGTTACTTTTTTTAATAACAAAGGTGCGGTGATTTTATCTGAAAGACAGATAAATAGTAGAACAAATATTGATGAATATGAAGAATTGGTAAAAAATAAAGAGATAATATTATCAAAAAAGACAAATGTTTTAGAGTATTCAAGAGATGGAGCTACTTATATTATAAATACAAAATATATTCCTGAACTAGATCTTTATTTAACAGTTGAGGCTAAACTGGATGATTTTGTTGGTGATGTACGTCAAATATTCTATTTTAACTTGCTTATTTCAATCTCTATAACTATAATAATCTCTTTTTTAGTTGCATATATTATAAAAAACTATAGTAGAAAACTAGAGTATTTATCTCAATATGATACCCTTACAAAAATTCCAAATAGAAGAGATTTTGAAGAGAAATTAAATAATCATATTTTTCTTCAAAAAAGAAGAGCAAATGAGATTGGTTTGATTTTCTTTGATGTGGATAATTTCAAACTTATTAATGATAGATTGGGACATCAAACAGGTGACTTGGTTTTAAGAAGAGTTGCAAATATATTAAAAAATAGTGTTAGAAAAAGTGATTTGATTGCAAGATGGGGTGGAGAAGAGTTTATTATAGCTTTGATTGATTCTTCAGTAGATGATTGCATGAAGTTAGCAGAAAAAATAAGAGCAGAACTTGAACATGATTATGAACTAAAAGATATCTGTTCATATAGTGTTACAGCAAGTTTTGGATTAACAATGGTGACAGAAGAGGATACTAAAGATAGAGTTTTATCAAGAGTTGATGAAGCTATGTACAAATCAAAAGATGAAGGAAAAAATAAAATTACTTTTTTAATTTAA
- a CDS encoding bacteriohemerythrin: MLINQQNLPLVAMEFMNEVHFEDVALLNELYELILDYEKTPNKDNRYKINAKYMQWCNHTILHFKGEEEEMLKKGFPVYMIHKEEHENALKSMSDVFEKWQADEDIKYLKEYVCEFTPKWLVNHIQTMDTVTAFFLKTGQSLCSMG; encoded by the coding sequence ATGCTAATTAATCAACAAAATTTACCATTAGTTGCTATGGAATTTATGAATGAAGTTCACTTTGAAGATGTTGCTTTGTTAAATGAACTTTATGAATTAATTTTAGATTATGAAAAAACTCCAAACAAAGATAATAGATATAAAATAAATGCCAAATATATGCAGTGGTGTAATCATACAATACTTCATTTCAAAGGTGAAGAGGAAGAGATGCTAAAAAAAGGTTTTCCTGTTTATATGATACATAAAGAGGAGCATGAAAATGCACTAAAAAGCATGAGTGATGTTTTTGAAAAATGGCAAGCAGATGAAGATATAAAATATTTAAAAGAGTATGTTTGTGAATTTACACCAAAATGGCTTGTTAATCATATTCAAACTATGGATACTGTAACTGCATTTTTTCTAAAAACGGGACAAAGTTTGTGCTCAATGGGATAA
- a CDS encoding HAMP domain-containing methyl-accepting chemotaxis protein produces MFKNISIKMKLIASFSMVSIFVAFLSIYSVSGIDESSDGFKNYRAMAKDSLLASSVQSNMLMLRMNVKDFLNTSSDVDIKEFNDYYKKISELTKVALKEIENPKRAPLVKQIDENLIKYKEDFEKLIKLTRSQDKLVLSVLTSTGKKIEVLLNSIMVTADIDGKNEVAIETAFAIRAIISSRLSAMEYKNSKNSEDLKKANKDLDDLFEQLIEIRDIVTNVSRKNKLLEAIKLVEEYKKGLKDLETIFLQRDKTIDKTSSLGENIAQMTEDIKVSIKEEQDNIGPRVAKLNSNLMEASLTVSIIIILCVIFFAIVIPINIAKSIKRLNDGILNLLHSNDVRSRVEVLSKDELGEVSTNFNKYLQAIEDGLKQDSLVIDDVKRVVNEVKNGILSKKVELDTKNESLKELKDIFNQMLELLGNRIAPNMNEIKFALEKYQELDFTHRLPKIGGETLNGLNSLSEIINEMLVENKSIGLTLQESADILLENVESLSNSTNEAAASLEETAAALEQITGNITQNTENVVRMSKYAEELNRSANSGEKLASETTTAMDEINNQVEAINEAITIIDQIAFQTNILSLNAAVEAATAGEAGKGFAVVAQEVRNLASRSAEAANEIKALVENATTKANDGKSIADKMIHGYQDLNENIIKTIQIIKDIEMSSKEQQAGIEQINDAVTELDQQTQENASVATHTQEVAVQTQHIALAIVRNADEKRFIGKDSIKAKTINTSSKKVEPIKKEKSKEESKSKVELKDKNTTKKNEPKSGEVVASNIKEDDEWESF; encoded by the coding sequence ATGTTCAAAAATATAAGTATAAAGATGAAGTTGATAGCATCTTTTTCAATGGTTTCAATATTTGTTGCATTCTTATCTATTTATAGTGTGAGTGGGATTGATGAATCTTCTGATGGTTTTAAAAACTATAGAGCAATGGCAAAGGATAGTTTATTAGCAAGTAGTGTTCAATCAAATATGTTGATGTTAAGAATGAATGTTAAGGATTTTTTAAATACCTCTTCTGATGTAGATATAAAAGAGTTTAATGATTATTATAAAAAGATAAGCGAATTAACAAAAGTTGCTTTAAAAGAGATTGAAAATCCAAAAAGAGCCCCTTTAGTAAAACAGATAGATGAAAACCTAATAAAGTATAAAGAAGATTTTGAAAAGCTTATTAAATTAACTAGAAGCCAAGATAAGTTAGTTTTATCTGTTTTAACAAGCACTGGAAAAAAGATAGAAGTATTATTAAATTCAATAATGGTAACTGCTGATATTGATGGAAAAAATGAAGTTGCAATTGAAACAGCATTTGCAATAAGAGCAATTATCTCAAGTAGATTAAGTGCAATGGAGTATAAAAACTCAAAAAATAGTGAAGATTTAAAAAAAGCAAATAAAGATTTAGATGATTTGTTTGAGCAACTTATTGAAATTAGAGATATAGTTACAAATGTATCAAGAAAAAATAAGCTTTTAGAAGCTATAAAATTAGTTGAAGAATACAAAAAAGGTCTAAAAGATTTAGAAACTATATTTTTGCAAAGAGATAAAACTATTGATAAGACCTCTTCTTTAGGGGAAAATATTGCTCAAATGACTGAAGATATTAAAGTATCAATAAAAGAAGAGCAAGATAATATTGGTCCAAGAGTTGCAAAATTGAATAGCAATCTTATGGAAGCCTCTTTAACTGTATCAATAATAATTATTTTATGTGTAATCTTTTTTGCAATTGTTATACCTATTAATATTGCAAAATCAATAAAAAGATTAAATGATGGTATTTTAAATCTTCTTCATAGTAATGATGTTAGATCACGAGTAGAAGTTCTTTCTAAAGATGAATTGGGTGAAGTATCAACAAACTTTAACAAATATTTACAAGCTATTGAAGATGGTTTAAAACAAGATTCTTTGGTAATAGATGATGTTAAAAGAGTTGTAAATGAAGTGAAAAATGGAATTCTCTCTAAAAAAGTTGAACTTGATACTAAAAATGAGTCATTAAAAGAGTTAAAGGATATTTTTAATCAAATGTTAGAACTTTTAGGTAACAGAATTGCTCCTAATATGAATGAAATTAAATTTGCATTGGAAAAATACCAAGAGTTGGATTTTACTCATAGACTTCCTAAAATTGGTGGTGAAACTTTAAATGGATTAAACTCTTTATCTGAAATCATAAACGAGATGCTAGTAGAGAATAAATCAATAGGATTAACACTGCAAGAGAGTGCAGATATACTATTGGAGAATGTAGAATCATTAAGTAACTCAACAAATGAAGCAGCAGCATCTTTAGAAGAGACAGCAGCAGCCTTAGAACAAATTACAGGGAATATTACACAAAATACAGAAAATGTTGTAAGAATGTCAAAATATGCAGAAGAGTTAAATAGATCAGCAAATAGTGGAGAGAAACTAGCTTCTGAAACAACAACAGCAATGGATGAGATTAATAATCAAGTTGAAGCAATAAATGAAGCAATTACTATTATTGATCAAATAGCTTTCCAAACAAATATTCTTTCACTTAATGCAGCAGTTGAAGCAGCAACAGCAGGAGAAGCAGGGAAAGGATTTGCAGTTGTTGCCCAAGAGGTAAGAAACCTAGCTTCAAGATCTGCAGAAGCAGCAAATGAGATTAAAGCCTTAGTTGAAAATGCTACTACTAAAGCAAATGATGGTAAAAGTATTGCAGATAAGATGATACATGGATATCAAGATCTAAATGAGAATATTATAAAAACAATTCAAATTATAAAAGATATAGAGATGTCATCAAAAGAGCAACAAGCAGGAATTGAACAGATAAATGATGCAGTAACTGAGCTTGACCAACAAACCCAAGAGAATGCTAGTGTTGCAACCCATACCCAAGAGGTTGCTGTTCAAACCCAACACATTGCTTTAGCTATTGTTAGAAATGCAGATGAAAAAAGGTTTATAGGTAAAGATAGTATAAAAGCCAAAACTATAAATACAAGTAGCAAAAAAGTAGAACCAATAAAAAAAGAGAAATCTAAAGAGGAATCAAAAAGCAAAGTAGAACTTAAAGATAAAAATACCACTAAAAAAAATGAACCTAAAAGTGGTGAGGTAGTAGCATCAAATATTAAAGAGGATGATGAGTGGGAGAGTTTTTAA
- the cas2 gene encoding CRISPR-associated endonuclease Cas2, with protein MVLFTMFDMPTNTKKDIKKYTKFRKKLLEMGFIMFQYSIYIRFCRSLVIAQKYEKKIELAAPVGGSIRVVKITEAQYKNMLVIENYREKPEKKLLKQTQAVLVF; from the coding sequence ATGGTTTTATTTACAATGTTTGATATGCCCACAAATACAAAAAAAGATATAAAAAAATATACAAAATTTCGTAAAAAACTTTTGGAAATGGGATTTATTATGTTCCAGTATTCTATTTATATAAGATTTTGTAGAAGTTTAGTTATAGCACAAAAATATGAGAAAAAAATAGAACTGGCAGCACCAGTTGGTGGTTCTATAAGAGTAGTAAAAATTACAGAAGCACAATATAAAAATATGCTAGTAATTGAGAATTATCGAGAAAAACCAGAAAAAAAATTACTAAAACAAACACAAGCAGTGCTTGTTTTTTAG
- the cas1 gene encoding type II CRISPR-associated endonuclease Cas1, whose product MSLQKLYIKNKSYLSYKHNLISVKIDDYETTVCFDDIDTIIIENQQSTITSALLSQLSKADINVIFCDEKFMPSSILQGINKNSRTTKIQKAQIEVSKPKLNQIWKNIIIHKVNNQSKVLKKLHKNSDYLDSLISRITSNDKENIEATAAAYYFKELFGKEFSRNDPENINNAILNFGYAIFRSSICRYLVAYGLNPAFGIHHSSELNAFNLADDLIEPFRPIVDDYVVRNIKKEMELNSKIKIDLLKLLDKTVIYDSKNVTVSNCMKAIVANYQSICLLKCEELTLFEL is encoded by the coding sequence ATGTCTCTTCAAAAATTATATATCAAAAACAAATCATATCTAAGTTACAAACACAATCTTATATCCGTAAAAATTGATGACTATGAAACGACTGTTTGCTTTGATGATATTGATACCATAATCATAGAAAATCAACAAAGCACTATAACCTCTGCTCTTCTGTCCCAACTTTCTAAAGCTGATATCAATGTAATCTTTTGTGATGAGAAGTTTATGCCAAGTTCTATTCTACAAGGTATCAATAAAAACAGTCGTACAACCAAAATACAAAAAGCTCAAATAGAGGTATCTAAACCAAAGTTAAATCAGATTTGGAAAAATATAATTATACATAAAGTGAATAATCAATCTAAAGTTTTGAAAAAACTTCATAAAAACAGTGATTATTTGGATTCTTTAATTTCTCGAATAACATCAAATGATAAAGAAAATATAGAAGCTACAGCTGCTGCATACTATTTTAAAGAACTCTTTGGAAAAGAGTTTTCAAGAAATGATCCTGAAAATATAAATAATGCCATTTTAAATTTTGGTTATGCCATTTTTAGAAGTTCCATTTGTAGGTATCTTGTAGCTTATGGTTTAAATCCAGCTTTTGGTATACATCACAGCAGTGAGCTTAATGCTTTTAATCTTGCAGATGATTTGATAGAGCCTTTTCGCCCTATTGTAGATGATTATGTGGTAAGAAATATAAAAAAAGAGATGGAATTAAATAGTAAAATCAAAATTGATTTATTGAAGCTTTTGGATAAAACAGTTATTTATGATAGTAAAAATGTAACAGTTTCTAATTGTATGAAAGCTATTGTAGCAAATTATCAGTCAATTTGTTTATTAAAATGTGAAGAGTTAACTCTTTTTGAATTATGA